The proteins below come from a single Hyperolius riggenbachi isolate aHypRig1 chromosome 8, aHypRig1.pri, whole genome shotgun sequence genomic window:
- the CCNQ gene encoding cyclin-Q isoform X1 — protein sequence MIPGMMEVETSPPVLSDKDKPLKTHFKVTRFIMETGVKLGMQSIPIATACTIYHKFFHETTIDAYDPYLVAMSAIYLAGKVEEQHLRTRDIINVCHRYLNPGSDPLEVDCKFWELRDSIVQCELLMLRLLHFRVSFNHPHKYLLHYLVSVKNWMNRHSWERNPITTASWALLRDSYHGDICLRYEAQHIAVAVLHFAMQCYGVEVPGNEGAENQWWKVFSEDITKTTINNIISEIIQIYTMDTEIA from the exons ATG atccctggcatgatGGAAGTTGAGACCAGTCCTCCAGTTTTGTCTGATAAAGACAAGCCTTTGAAAACTCACTTTAAAGTGACAAGGTTTATTATGGAGAcag GTGTAAAGCTGGGAATGCAGTCCATCCCGATAGCGACGGCTTGTACCATCTATCACAAGTTTTTTCATGAGACCACAATCGATGCATACGACCCGTACCTAGTGGCCATGTCCGCCATTTACTTGGCTGGGAAGGTGGAGGAGCAGCACCTTCGAACACGAGACATTATTAATGTTTGCCATAG GTATCTGAATCCAGGCAGCGATCCCCTGGAAGTGGACTGTAAGTTCTGGGAGCTGCGGGACAGCATTGTCCAGTGTGAATTGCTGATGCTAAGGCTGCTGCATTTCCGGGTCTCCTTCAACCATCCGCACAAA TATTTGCTCCATTATCTGGTTTCTGTGAAGAACTGGATGAACCGGCACAGCTGGGAACGCAATCCTATCACTACAGCCTCCTGGGCGCTTCTCAGGGACAGCTACCATGGGGACATCTGTCTGCGCTATGAGGCACAGCATATTGCTGTAGCCGTGCTACACTTTGCTATGCAGTGCTATGGAGTAGAGGTCCCAGGCAATGAAGGTGCTGAAAACCAGTGGTGGAAG GTTTTTAGTGAAGATATTACAAAGACAACTATCAACAATATCATCTCTGAAATCATACAAATTTATACCATGGATACGGAGATAGCCTGA
- the CCNQ gene encoding cyclin-Q isoform X2, producing MMEVETSPPVLSDKDKPLKTHFKVTRFIMETGVKLGMQSIPIATACTIYHKFFHETTIDAYDPYLVAMSAIYLAGKVEEQHLRTRDIINVCHRYLNPGSDPLEVDCKFWELRDSIVQCELLMLRLLHFRVSFNHPHKYLLHYLVSVKNWMNRHSWERNPITTASWALLRDSYHGDICLRYEAQHIAVAVLHFAMQCYGVEVPGNEGAENQWWKVFSEDITKTTINNIISEIIQIYTMDTEIA from the exons atgatGGAAGTTGAGACCAGTCCTCCAGTTTTGTCTGATAAAGACAAGCCTTTGAAAACTCACTTTAAAGTGACAAGGTTTATTATGGAGAcag GTGTAAAGCTGGGAATGCAGTCCATCCCGATAGCGACGGCTTGTACCATCTATCACAAGTTTTTTCATGAGACCACAATCGATGCATACGACCCGTACCTAGTGGCCATGTCCGCCATTTACTTGGCTGGGAAGGTGGAGGAGCAGCACCTTCGAACACGAGACATTATTAATGTTTGCCATAG GTATCTGAATCCAGGCAGCGATCCCCTGGAAGTGGACTGTAAGTTCTGGGAGCTGCGGGACAGCATTGTCCAGTGTGAATTGCTGATGCTAAGGCTGCTGCATTTCCGGGTCTCCTTCAACCATCCGCACAAA TATTTGCTCCATTATCTGGTTTCTGTGAAGAACTGGATGAACCGGCACAGCTGGGAACGCAATCCTATCACTACAGCCTCCTGGGCGCTTCTCAGGGACAGCTACCATGGGGACATCTGTCTGCGCTATGAGGCACAGCATATTGCTGTAGCCGTGCTACACTTTGCTATGCAGTGCTATGGAGTAGAGGTCCCAGGCAATGAAGGTGCTGAAAACCAGTGGTGGAAG GTTTTTAGTGAAGATATTACAAAGACAACTATCAACAATATCATCTCTGAAATCATACAAATTTATACCATGGATACGGAGATAGCCTGA